In one window of Cryptococcus depauperatus CBS 7841 chromosome 3, complete sequence DNA:
- a CDS encoding phosphoserine transaminase: protein MPEREDIHNFAAGPSPLPTNVLEDASKGLLNYADTGMGICELSHRGKEFKAVVEEADASLRNLLNIPSNYTILFSQGGGTGQFSAVLLNLLSAYRLTHPVPAEEFKPPTIDYVITGSWSSKAYAEAQRLTLSPFPSCPAFAVPRVAATTEPTSYTRLPKRDEYDFSKEAAFVYYCENETINGIEFPPNVNDEAAFPFDLVPEGVNIVADYSSSFTSRPIQCIDRYAIIYAGAQKNIGPSGVTVLIVRNDLLVDTTAAAKLGCVPVTPITYEYKTLADHASLYNTPPTFPIYVCALVLSRMLEEGGLEGLERVNKQKAELLYKTLDEAEIRGKIKTVVREKSARSWVNVTFEIVGEGMEKAFLEGAEKRGFKQLKGHRSVGGIRASIYNAVTLRSVEELCRYIQEFTTRQ from the exons ATGCcggaaagagaagatattCACAACTTTGCTGCAGGCCCTTCCCCATTGCCCACTAATGTGCTTGAAGATGCAAGCAAGGGGTTGTTGAACTATGCTGACACCGGAATGGGTATCTGTGAACTCAGTCATAGAGGTAAAGAGTTCAAGGCTGTCGTTGAAGAGGCTGATG CCAGCTTGAGAAATCTCCTCAACATCCCCTCAAACTAcaccattctcttctctcaaggTGGTGGCACGGGCCAGTTCTCTGCCGTACTCCTGAATCTTTTGTCAGCTTACCGTCTCACGCATCCAGTCCCTGCAGAAGAATTCAAGCCGCCTACGATCGATTATGTCATTACTGGTTCTTGGTCCTCCAAAGCCTATGCCGAAGCTCAGCGATTGACCTTGTCACCTTTCCCTAGTTGTCCAGCATTTGCCGTACCTCGAGTGGCAGCCACAACAGAGCCCACTAGCTACACTCGGCTTCCAAAACGAGACGAGTACGATTTTAGTAAAGAGGCTGCTTTTGTGTATTACTGCGAAAATGAGACAATCAACGGTATCGAGTTTCCGCCCAACGTCAATGACGAGGCTGCGTTTCCCTTCGACCTTGTCCCAGAGGGTGTCAACATTGTTGCTGACTATTCGTCTTCATTCACCTCTCGTCCTATTCAGTGTATAGATAGGTACGCCATCATTTATGCAGGCGCGCAAAAGAATATTGGCCCGTCGGGCGTGACAGTATTAATTGTGAGAAACGACTTGTTGGTGGATACAACCGCGGCAGCTAAGCTTGGTTGCGTCCCTGTGACTCCAATTACATACGAGTACAAGACTCTTGCTGATCATGCGTCTCTCTACAACACACCTCCCACATTCCCAATTTATGTTTGTGCTCTCGTTCTTTCGCGCATGCTAGAGGAAGGTGGCTTGGAAGGTTTGGAACGAGTAAACAAACAAAAGGCTGAGCTTCTATACAAAACGCTGGATGAAGCGGAGATTCGAGGTAAGATTAAGACTGTTGTAAGGGAAAAAAGCGCAAGAAGCTGGGTGAACGTGACGTTTGAAAttgttggagaaggaatggaaaaggcttTTTTGGAAGGAGcagaaaaaagaggatTCAAACAGCTTAAAGGCCATCGATCTGTGGGCG GAATAAGAGCGAGCATCTACAATGCAGTTACGCTCAGATCTGTTGAAGAGTTGTGTCGATATATACAGGAATTCACTACTCGCCaataa